The genomic stretch TTGGAATCTTCTTCGCGTATTCTTGATCCGGCAATTGTTGGAGAAGAACATTATCAAACCGCGCAAAGAGTGGTCGAATTATTACAACATTACAACGAGTTGCAGGATATTATTGCAATTTTGGGTGTTGATGAATTATCTGATTCGGATAAAATCGTGGTAGCACGGGCTCGTCGGGCGCAACGTTTCTTATCGCAACCTTTCCACGTGGCTGAACAGTTCACCGGAATTCCTGGGGTTATGGTTCCATTGGAAGAAACGATTCGAGGTTTCAAAATGATTCTCGATGGAGATATGGATGAATATCCGGAGCAGGCATTTATGAATGCCGGAACCATTGATGATGTGATCAAGAAAGGGAAAGAGATGATTGAACAAGCGAAGAAAAGGAATTAGAGAATCTAAAATTTAAAATAATTAAGGTCATGATTTTAAGAATAGTATCTCCGGAGAAAGTGATTTATAAAGGTGAGGTGCAAATGGTGAAATTGCCTGGTACGGTGGGGCAGTTTACCGTGTTGGAAAATCATGCGCCGTTAGTATCT from Butyricimonas virosa encodes the following:
- the atpC gene encoding ATP synthase F1 subunit epsilon — encoded protein: MILRIVSPEKVIYKGEVQMVKLPGTVGQFTVLENHAPLVSTLTPGEIIYKGVEEEKSVQICGGVVEVRDNNVVVCIN